Proteins from one Molothrus aeneus isolate 106 chromosome 27, BPBGC_Maene_1.0, whole genome shotgun sequence genomic window:
- the CRTC1 gene encoding CREB-regulated transcription coactivator 1 isoform X1 has protein sequence MAASNNPRKFSEKIALHNQKQAEETAAFEEVMKDLSLTRAHRLQLQKTQYLQLGQSRGQYYGGSLPNVNQIGSSAMDLPFQTPFQSSALDTSRTTRHHGLVDRVYRDRNRLGSPHRRPLSVDKHGRQVDSCPYGTVYLSPPSDTSWRRTNSDSALHQSTMTPAQQESFSGGSQDMQQKRVLLLTVPGMEEPTSDADKTLSKQGWDTKKTGSSRPKSCEVPGINIFPSAEQENTTALIPGAHNTGGSLPDLTNIHFPSPLPTPLDPEESSFPALSSSSSTGNLAANLTHLGISTASQAGMTTTPAPSQHRQPSVSPLSLGTDSRRPQSQQMSPTLSPLSPITQAVAMDALSLEQQLPPYPFFTQTSSQQQQQPAVASSLPQTPPLLQSSGLQRGPQLPPLSVTVPSSMPQSPPGSQSQPSMGIDINSASLQQYRSNAGSPANQSPTSPVSNQGFSPGSSPQHSSMLGSVFGDSYYEQQMTARQANALSHQLEQFNMIENAISSNSLYSPCSTLNYSQAAMMGLTGSHGSLQDSQQLNYSSHSNIPNIILTVTGESPPSLSKELTSSLAGVGDVSFDTDSQFPLDELKIDPLTLDGLHMLNDPDMVLTDPATEDTFRMDRL, from the exons cTACAGCTGCAGAAAACCCAATATTTGCAACTGGGGCAGAGTCGTGGTCAGTACTACGGGGGCTCATTGCCAAATGTGAACCAGATTGGGAGCAGTGCCATGGATCTCCCCTTCCAG ACCCCGTTCCAGTCGTCGGCCCTGGACACCAGCAGGACCACGCGGCACCACGGGCTGGTGGACAGAGTGTACCGGGACCGGAACCGCCTGGGCTCGCCGCACCGCCGCCCGCTCTCCGTGGACAAGCACGGCCGCCAG GTGGACAGCTGTCCCTATGGCACCGTGTACCTGTCACCGCCCTCGGACACCAGCTGGAGGAG GACAAATTCTGATTCTGCCTTGCACCAGAGCACCATGACTCCAGCTCAGCAGGAATCCTTTTCAGGAGGGTCACAGGACATGCAGCAAAAAAGAg ttttGTTGCTGACTGTCCCTGGAATGGAAGAACCCACCTCTGATGCAGACAAAACCCTCTCTAAGCAAGGCTGGGACACTAAAAAG ACTGGGTCATCGAGACCTAAATCCTGTGAAGTTCCAGGAATCAA CATCTTcccctcagcagagcaggagaacaCTACAGCCCTGATCCCCGGCGCACACAACACGGGCGGCTCGCTGCCAGACCTGACCAACATCCACTTCCCCTCGCCCCTGCCCACGCCCCTGGACCCCGAGGaatcctccttccctgccctgagcagctccagcagcacggGCAACCTGGCTGCCAACCTGACCCACCTGGGCAtcagcactgccagccagg CAGGAATGACGACGACGCCGGCCCCGTCCCAGCACCGCCAGCCCAGCGTcagccccctgtccctgggcacgGACTCACGGCGACCTCAGTCCCAGCAAATGTCCCCCACGCTGTCCCCACTGTCACCCATCACTCAG GCCGTGGCTATGGATGcactgtccctggagcagcagctccccccgTACCCCTTCTTCACCCAgaccagctcccagcagcagcagcagccagcagtggccagctccctgccccagaccccccctctgctgcagagctcggggctgcagaggggcccccagctgccccctctGTCTGTCACGGTACCTTCCAGCATGCCCCAGTCTCCCCCGggcagccagagccagccctcCATGGGCATCGACATCAACTCG GCCTCACTCCAGCAGTACCGCAGTAATGCTGGCTCCCCAGCCAACCAGTCTCCCACCTCTCCTGTCTCCAATCAAGGcttctctcctggcagctcccctCAA cattCTTCCATGCTGGGCAGTGTTTTTGGGGACTCCTATTATGAGCAGCAGATGACAGCTAGGCAGGCTAATGCCCTCTCCCACCAG ctggagcagttcAACATGATCGAGAACGCCATCAGCTCCAACAGCCTGTACAGCCCCTGCTCCACGCTCAACTACTCGCAGGCTGCCATGATGGGACTGACGGGCAGCCACGGCAGCCTGCAGGACTCGCAGCAGCTCAACTACTCCAGCCACAGCAACATCCCCAACATCATCCTGACAG tgacaggagaaTCCCCCCCCAGCTTATCAAAAGAACTGACCAGCTCCTTGGCAGGAGTGGGGGACGTCAGCTTCGACACGGATTCCCAGTTCCCTCTGGATGAACTCAAAATTGACCCTTTGACCCTGGATGGACTTCACATGCTCAACGACCCCGACATGGTCCTCACCGACCCCGCCACAGAGGACACGTTCCGCATGGACCGGCTGTGA
- the CRTC1 gene encoding CREB-regulated transcription coactivator 1 isoform X3 has translation MAASNNPRKFSEKIALHNQKQAEETAAFEEVMKDLSLTRAHRLQLQKTQYLQLGQSRGQYYGGSLPNVNQIGSSAMDLPFQTPFQSSALDTSRTTRHHGLVDRVYRDRNRLGSPHRRPLSVDKHGRQVDSCPYGTVYLSPPSDTSWRRTNSDSALHQSTMTPAQQESFSGGSQDMQQKRVLLLTVPGMEEPTSDADKTLSKQGWDTKKTGSSRPKSCEVPGINIFPSAEQENTTALIPGAHNTGGSLPDLTNIHFPSPLPTPLDPEESSFPALSSSSSTGNLAANLTHLGISTASQAGMTTTPAPSQHRQPSVSPLSLGTDSRRPQSQQMSPTLSPLSPITQAVAMDALSLEQQLPPYPFFTQTSSQQQQQPAVASSLPQTPPLLQSSGLQRGPQLPPLSVTVPSSMPQSPPGSQSQPSMGIDINSASLQQYRSNAGSPANQSPTSPVSNQGFSPGSSPQLEQFNMIENAISSNSLYSPCSTLNYSQAAMMGLTGSHGSLQDSQQLNYSSHSNIPNIILTVTGESPPSLSKELTSSLAGVGDVSFDTDSQFPLDELKIDPLTLDGLHMLNDPDMVLTDPATEDTFRMDRL, from the exons cTACAGCTGCAGAAAACCCAATATTTGCAACTGGGGCAGAGTCGTGGTCAGTACTACGGGGGCTCATTGCCAAATGTGAACCAGATTGGGAGCAGTGCCATGGATCTCCCCTTCCAG ACCCCGTTCCAGTCGTCGGCCCTGGACACCAGCAGGACCACGCGGCACCACGGGCTGGTGGACAGAGTGTACCGGGACCGGAACCGCCTGGGCTCGCCGCACCGCCGCCCGCTCTCCGTGGACAAGCACGGCCGCCAG GTGGACAGCTGTCCCTATGGCACCGTGTACCTGTCACCGCCCTCGGACACCAGCTGGAGGAG GACAAATTCTGATTCTGCCTTGCACCAGAGCACCATGACTCCAGCTCAGCAGGAATCCTTTTCAGGAGGGTCACAGGACATGCAGCAAAAAAGAg ttttGTTGCTGACTGTCCCTGGAATGGAAGAACCCACCTCTGATGCAGACAAAACCCTCTCTAAGCAAGGCTGGGACACTAAAAAG ACTGGGTCATCGAGACCTAAATCCTGTGAAGTTCCAGGAATCAA CATCTTcccctcagcagagcaggagaacaCTACAGCCCTGATCCCCGGCGCACACAACACGGGCGGCTCGCTGCCAGACCTGACCAACATCCACTTCCCCTCGCCCCTGCCCACGCCCCTGGACCCCGAGGaatcctccttccctgccctgagcagctccagcagcacggGCAACCTGGCTGCCAACCTGACCCACCTGGGCAtcagcactgccagccagg CAGGAATGACGACGACGCCGGCCCCGTCCCAGCACCGCCAGCCCAGCGTcagccccctgtccctgggcacgGACTCACGGCGACCTCAGTCCCAGCAAATGTCCCCCACGCTGTCCCCACTGTCACCCATCACTCAG GCCGTGGCTATGGATGcactgtccctggagcagcagctccccccgTACCCCTTCTTCACCCAgaccagctcccagcagcagcagcagccagcagtggccagctccctgccccagaccccccctctgctgcagagctcggggctgcagaggggcccccagctgccccctctGTCTGTCACGGTACCTTCCAGCATGCCCCAGTCTCCCCCGggcagccagagccagccctcCATGGGCATCGACATCAACTCG GCCTCACTCCAGCAGTACCGCAGTAATGCTGGCTCCCCAGCCAACCAGTCTCCCACCTCTCCTGTCTCCAATCAAGGcttctctcctggcagctcccctCAA ctggagcagttcAACATGATCGAGAACGCCATCAGCTCCAACAGCCTGTACAGCCCCTGCTCCACGCTCAACTACTCGCAGGCTGCCATGATGGGACTGACGGGCAGCCACGGCAGCCTGCAGGACTCGCAGCAGCTCAACTACTCCAGCCACAGCAACATCCCCAACATCATCCTGACAG tgacaggagaaTCCCCCCCCAGCTTATCAAAAGAACTGACCAGCTCCTTGGCAGGAGTGGGGGACGTCAGCTTCGACACGGATTCCCAGTTCCCTCTGGATGAACTCAAAATTGACCCTTTGACCCTGGATGGACTTCACATGCTCAACGACCCCGACATGGTCCTCACCGACCCCGCCACAGAGGACACGTTCCGCATGGACCGGCTGTGA
- the CRTC1 gene encoding CREB-regulated transcription coactivator 1 isoform X5 — MAASNNPRKFSEKIALHNQKQAEETAAFEEVMKDLSLTRAHRLQLQKTQYLQLGQSRGQYYGGSLPNVNQIGSSAMDLPFQTPFQSSALDTSRTTRHHGLVDRVYRDRNRLGSPHRRPLSVDKHGRQVDSCPYGTVYLSPPSDTSWRRTNSDSALHQSTMTPAQQESFSGGSQDMQQKRVLLLTVPGMEEPTSDADKTLSKQGWDTKKTGSSRPKSCEVPGINIFPSAEQENTTALIPGAHNTGGSLPDLTNIHFPSPLPTPLDPEESSFPALSSSSSTGNLAANLTHLGISTASQAGMTTTPAPSQHRQPSVSPLSLGTDSRRPQSQQMSPTLSPLSPITQAVAMDALSLEQQLPPYPFFTQTSSQQQQQPAVASSLPQTPPLLQSSGLQRGPQLPPLSVTVPSSMPQSPPGSQSQPSMGIDINSHSSMLGSVFGDSYYEQQMTARQANALSHQLEQFNMIENAISSNSLYSPCSTLNYSQAAMMGLTGSHGSLQDSQQLNYSSHSNIPNIILTVTGESPPSLSKELTSSLAGVGDVSFDTDSQFPLDELKIDPLTLDGLHMLNDPDMVLTDPATEDTFRMDRL; from the exons cTACAGCTGCAGAAAACCCAATATTTGCAACTGGGGCAGAGTCGTGGTCAGTACTACGGGGGCTCATTGCCAAATGTGAACCAGATTGGGAGCAGTGCCATGGATCTCCCCTTCCAG ACCCCGTTCCAGTCGTCGGCCCTGGACACCAGCAGGACCACGCGGCACCACGGGCTGGTGGACAGAGTGTACCGGGACCGGAACCGCCTGGGCTCGCCGCACCGCCGCCCGCTCTCCGTGGACAAGCACGGCCGCCAG GTGGACAGCTGTCCCTATGGCACCGTGTACCTGTCACCGCCCTCGGACACCAGCTGGAGGAG GACAAATTCTGATTCTGCCTTGCACCAGAGCACCATGACTCCAGCTCAGCAGGAATCCTTTTCAGGAGGGTCACAGGACATGCAGCAAAAAAGAg ttttGTTGCTGACTGTCCCTGGAATGGAAGAACCCACCTCTGATGCAGACAAAACCCTCTCTAAGCAAGGCTGGGACACTAAAAAG ACTGGGTCATCGAGACCTAAATCCTGTGAAGTTCCAGGAATCAA CATCTTcccctcagcagagcaggagaacaCTACAGCCCTGATCCCCGGCGCACACAACACGGGCGGCTCGCTGCCAGACCTGACCAACATCCACTTCCCCTCGCCCCTGCCCACGCCCCTGGACCCCGAGGaatcctccttccctgccctgagcagctccagcagcacggGCAACCTGGCTGCCAACCTGACCCACCTGGGCAtcagcactgccagccagg CAGGAATGACGACGACGCCGGCCCCGTCCCAGCACCGCCAGCCCAGCGTcagccccctgtccctgggcacgGACTCACGGCGACCTCAGTCCCAGCAAATGTCCCCCACGCTGTCCCCACTGTCACCCATCACTCAG GCCGTGGCTATGGATGcactgtccctggagcagcagctccccccgTACCCCTTCTTCACCCAgaccagctcccagcagcagcagcagccagcagtggccagctccctgccccagaccccccctctgctgcagagctcggggctgcagaggggcccccagctgccccctctGTCTGTCACGGTACCTTCCAGCATGCCCCAGTCTCCCCCGggcagccagagccagccctcCATGGGCATCGACATCAACTCG cattCTTCCATGCTGGGCAGTGTTTTTGGGGACTCCTATTATGAGCAGCAGATGACAGCTAGGCAGGCTAATGCCCTCTCCCACCAG ctggagcagttcAACATGATCGAGAACGCCATCAGCTCCAACAGCCTGTACAGCCCCTGCTCCACGCTCAACTACTCGCAGGCTGCCATGATGGGACTGACGGGCAGCCACGGCAGCCTGCAGGACTCGCAGCAGCTCAACTACTCCAGCCACAGCAACATCCCCAACATCATCCTGACAG tgacaggagaaTCCCCCCCCAGCTTATCAAAAGAACTGACCAGCTCCTTGGCAGGAGTGGGGGACGTCAGCTTCGACACGGATTCCCAGTTCCCTCTGGATGAACTCAAAATTGACCCTTTGACCCTGGATGGACTTCACATGCTCAACGACCCCGACATGGTCCTCACCGACCCCGCCACAGAGGACACGTTCCGCATGGACCGGCTGTGA
- the CRTC1 gene encoding CREB-regulated transcription coactivator 1 isoform X2, translating into MAASNNPRKFSEKIALHNQKQAEETAAFEEVMKDLSLTRAHRLQLQKTQYLQLGQSRGQYYGGSLPNVNQIGSSAMDLPFQTPFQSSALDTSRTTRHHGLVDRVYRDRNRLGSPHRRPLSVDKHGRQVDSCPYGTVYLSPPSDTSWRRTNSDSALHQSTMTPAQQESFSGGSQDMQQKRVLLLTVPGMEEPTSDADKTLSKQGWDTKKTGSSRPKSCEVPGINIFPSAEQENTTALIPGAHNTGGSLPDLTNIHFPSPLPTPLDPEESSFPALSSSSSTGNLAANLTHLGISTASQGMTTTPAPSQHRQPSVSPLSLGTDSRRPQSQQMSPTLSPLSPITQAVAMDALSLEQQLPPYPFFTQTSSQQQQQPAVASSLPQTPPLLQSSGLQRGPQLPPLSVTVPSSMPQSPPGSQSQPSMGIDINSASLQQYRSNAGSPANQSPTSPVSNQGFSPGSSPQHSSMLGSVFGDSYYEQQMTARQANALSHQLEQFNMIENAISSNSLYSPCSTLNYSQAAMMGLTGSHGSLQDSQQLNYSSHSNIPNIILTVTGESPPSLSKELTSSLAGVGDVSFDTDSQFPLDELKIDPLTLDGLHMLNDPDMVLTDPATEDTFRMDRL; encoded by the exons cTACAGCTGCAGAAAACCCAATATTTGCAACTGGGGCAGAGTCGTGGTCAGTACTACGGGGGCTCATTGCCAAATGTGAACCAGATTGGGAGCAGTGCCATGGATCTCCCCTTCCAG ACCCCGTTCCAGTCGTCGGCCCTGGACACCAGCAGGACCACGCGGCACCACGGGCTGGTGGACAGAGTGTACCGGGACCGGAACCGCCTGGGCTCGCCGCACCGCCGCCCGCTCTCCGTGGACAAGCACGGCCGCCAG GTGGACAGCTGTCCCTATGGCACCGTGTACCTGTCACCGCCCTCGGACACCAGCTGGAGGAG GACAAATTCTGATTCTGCCTTGCACCAGAGCACCATGACTCCAGCTCAGCAGGAATCCTTTTCAGGAGGGTCACAGGACATGCAGCAAAAAAGAg ttttGTTGCTGACTGTCCCTGGAATGGAAGAACCCACCTCTGATGCAGACAAAACCCTCTCTAAGCAAGGCTGGGACACTAAAAAG ACTGGGTCATCGAGACCTAAATCCTGTGAAGTTCCAGGAATCAA CATCTTcccctcagcagagcaggagaacaCTACAGCCCTGATCCCCGGCGCACACAACACGGGCGGCTCGCTGCCAGACCTGACCAACATCCACTTCCCCTCGCCCCTGCCCACGCCCCTGGACCCCGAGGaatcctccttccctgccctgagcagctccagcagcacggGCAACCTGGCTGCCAACCTGACCCACCTGGGCAtcagcactgccagccagg GAATGACGACGACGCCGGCCCCGTCCCAGCACCGCCAGCCCAGCGTcagccccctgtccctgggcacgGACTCACGGCGACCTCAGTCCCAGCAAATGTCCCCCACGCTGTCCCCACTGTCACCCATCACTCAG GCCGTGGCTATGGATGcactgtccctggagcagcagctccccccgTACCCCTTCTTCACCCAgaccagctcccagcagcagcagcagccagcagtggccagctccctgccccagaccccccctctgctgcagagctcggggctgcagaggggcccccagctgccccctctGTCTGTCACGGTACCTTCCAGCATGCCCCAGTCTCCCCCGggcagccagagccagccctcCATGGGCATCGACATCAACTCG GCCTCACTCCAGCAGTACCGCAGTAATGCTGGCTCCCCAGCCAACCAGTCTCCCACCTCTCCTGTCTCCAATCAAGGcttctctcctggcagctcccctCAA cattCTTCCATGCTGGGCAGTGTTTTTGGGGACTCCTATTATGAGCAGCAGATGACAGCTAGGCAGGCTAATGCCCTCTCCCACCAG ctggagcagttcAACATGATCGAGAACGCCATCAGCTCCAACAGCCTGTACAGCCCCTGCTCCACGCTCAACTACTCGCAGGCTGCCATGATGGGACTGACGGGCAGCCACGGCAGCCTGCAGGACTCGCAGCAGCTCAACTACTCCAGCCACAGCAACATCCCCAACATCATCCTGACAG tgacaggagaaTCCCCCCCCAGCTTATCAAAAGAACTGACCAGCTCCTTGGCAGGAGTGGGGGACGTCAGCTTCGACACGGATTCCCAGTTCCCTCTGGATGAACTCAAAATTGACCCTTTGACCCTGGATGGACTTCACATGCTCAACGACCCCGACATGGTCCTCACCGACCCCGCCACAGAGGACACGTTCCGCATGGACCGGCTGTGA
- the CRTC1 gene encoding CREB-regulated transcription coactivator 1 isoform X4: protein MAASNNPRKFSEKIALHNQKQAEETAAFEEVMKDLSLTRAHRLQLQKTQYLQLGQSRGQYYGGSLPNVNQIGSSAMDLPFQTPFQSSALDTSRTTRHHGLVDRVYRDRNRLGSPHRRPLSVDKHGRQVDSCPYGTVYLSPPSDTSWRRTNSDSALHQSTMTPAQQESFSGGSQDMQQKRVLLLTVPGMEEPTSDADKTLSKQGWDTKKTGSSRPKSCEVPGINIFPSAEQENTTALIPGAHNTGGSLPDLTNIHFPSPLPTPLDPEESSFPALSSSSSTGNLAANLTHLGISTASQGMTTTPAPSQHRQPSVSPLSLGTDSRRPQSQQMSPTLSPLSPITQAVAMDALSLEQQLPPYPFFTQTSSQQQQQPAVASSLPQTPPLLQSSGLQRGPQLPPLSVTVPSSMPQSPPGSQSQPSMGIDINSASLQQYRSNAGSPANQSPTSPVSNQGFSPGSSPQLEQFNMIENAISSNSLYSPCSTLNYSQAAMMGLTGSHGSLQDSQQLNYSSHSNIPNIILTVTGESPPSLSKELTSSLAGVGDVSFDTDSQFPLDELKIDPLTLDGLHMLNDPDMVLTDPATEDTFRMDRL, encoded by the exons cTACAGCTGCAGAAAACCCAATATTTGCAACTGGGGCAGAGTCGTGGTCAGTACTACGGGGGCTCATTGCCAAATGTGAACCAGATTGGGAGCAGTGCCATGGATCTCCCCTTCCAG ACCCCGTTCCAGTCGTCGGCCCTGGACACCAGCAGGACCACGCGGCACCACGGGCTGGTGGACAGAGTGTACCGGGACCGGAACCGCCTGGGCTCGCCGCACCGCCGCCCGCTCTCCGTGGACAAGCACGGCCGCCAG GTGGACAGCTGTCCCTATGGCACCGTGTACCTGTCACCGCCCTCGGACACCAGCTGGAGGAG GACAAATTCTGATTCTGCCTTGCACCAGAGCACCATGACTCCAGCTCAGCAGGAATCCTTTTCAGGAGGGTCACAGGACATGCAGCAAAAAAGAg ttttGTTGCTGACTGTCCCTGGAATGGAAGAACCCACCTCTGATGCAGACAAAACCCTCTCTAAGCAAGGCTGGGACACTAAAAAG ACTGGGTCATCGAGACCTAAATCCTGTGAAGTTCCAGGAATCAA CATCTTcccctcagcagagcaggagaacaCTACAGCCCTGATCCCCGGCGCACACAACACGGGCGGCTCGCTGCCAGACCTGACCAACATCCACTTCCCCTCGCCCCTGCCCACGCCCCTGGACCCCGAGGaatcctccttccctgccctgagcagctccagcagcacggGCAACCTGGCTGCCAACCTGACCCACCTGGGCAtcagcactgccagccagg GAATGACGACGACGCCGGCCCCGTCCCAGCACCGCCAGCCCAGCGTcagccccctgtccctgggcacgGACTCACGGCGACCTCAGTCCCAGCAAATGTCCCCCACGCTGTCCCCACTGTCACCCATCACTCAG GCCGTGGCTATGGATGcactgtccctggagcagcagctccccccgTACCCCTTCTTCACCCAgaccagctcccagcagcagcagcagccagcagtggccagctccctgccccagaccccccctctgctgcagagctcggggctgcagaggggcccccagctgccccctctGTCTGTCACGGTACCTTCCAGCATGCCCCAGTCTCCCCCGggcagccagagccagccctcCATGGGCATCGACATCAACTCG GCCTCACTCCAGCAGTACCGCAGTAATGCTGGCTCCCCAGCCAACCAGTCTCCCACCTCTCCTGTCTCCAATCAAGGcttctctcctggcagctcccctCAA ctggagcagttcAACATGATCGAGAACGCCATCAGCTCCAACAGCCTGTACAGCCCCTGCTCCACGCTCAACTACTCGCAGGCTGCCATGATGGGACTGACGGGCAGCCACGGCAGCCTGCAGGACTCGCAGCAGCTCAACTACTCCAGCCACAGCAACATCCCCAACATCATCCTGACAG tgacaggagaaTCCCCCCCCAGCTTATCAAAAGAACTGACCAGCTCCTTGGCAGGAGTGGGGGACGTCAGCTTCGACACGGATTCCCAGTTCCCTCTGGATGAACTCAAAATTGACCCTTTGACCCTGGATGGACTTCACATGCTCAACGACCCCGACATGGTCCTCACCGACCCCGCCACAGAGGACACGTTCCGCATGGACCGGCTGTGA